In Canis lupus familiaris isolate Mischka breed German Shepherd chromosome 9, alternate assembly UU_Cfam_GSD_1.0, whole genome shotgun sequence, a single window of DNA contains:
- the CUEDC1 gene encoding CUE domain-containing protein 1: protein MTSLFRRSSGGGGGGGGGGGGAAGARGAGPGGDAAASQELNNSRPARQVRRLEFNQAMDDFKTMFPNMDYDIIECVLRANSGAVDATIDQLLQMNLEGGGGGVYEDSSDSEDSIPPEILERTLEPDSSDEEPPPVYSPPAYHMHMFDRPYPLAPPTPPPRIHVLGSGPASSQRHYRNWNPPLLGNLPDDFLRILPQQLDSIQGNPGASKPGSREGGLPLVAGPGSRDQENRWKQYLEDERIALFLQNEEFMKELQRNRDFLLALERDRLKYESQKSKSSSSMAVGNDLGFPPPAPGTSDANPAVSEDALFRDKLKHMGKSTRRKLFELARAFSEKTRMRKSKRKHLSKHQSLGAAVSTANLLDDMEGHTCDEDFRGRRQEVPKAEEALREGQ from the exons ATGACCAGCCTGTTCCGCCGGAgtagcggcggcggcgggggcggcgggggcggcggcgggggcgcggcgggggcgcgcggggccgggcccgggggcgACGCGGCCGCCTCGCAGGAGCTCAACAACAGCCGGCCGGCCCGCCAGGTGCGCCGCCTCGAGTTCAACCAGGCCATGGACGACTTCAAGACCATGTTCCCCAACATGGATTACGACATCATCGAGTGCGTGCTGCGCGCCAACAGCGGTGCGGTGGACGCCACCATCGACCAGCTGCTGCAGATGAACCTGGAGGGCGGTGGCGGCGGCGTCTACGAGGACAGCTCAGACTCGGAGGACAGCATCCCCCCCGAG ATCTTGGAAAGGACTTTGGAACCTGATAGCTCTGATGAAGAACCCCCGCCTGTCTACTCCCCGCCAGCCTACCACATGCACATGTTTGACAGACCTTACCCTCTGGCTCCCCCTACTCCACCACCCCG CATCCATGTCCTGGGCTCTGGACCCGCTTCGAGCCAGAGACACTATCGTAACTGGAACCCACCCCTGCTGGGCAACCTCCCTGATGACTTTCTCCGCATCCTGCCCCAGCAGCTGGACAGCATACAG GGTAACCCTGGGGCCTCCAAGcctgggagcagagagggaggcctACCCCTTGTGGCTGGGCCTGGGTCCCGGGACCAGGAGAACCGCTGGAAGCAGTACCTGGAGGACGAGAGGATTGCGCTCTTCCTGCAGAACGAGGAGTTCATGAAGGAGCTGCAGCGTAACCGGGACTTCCTCCTGGCCCTGGAGAGAG ATCGTTTGAAATACGAGTCCCAGAAATCCAAATCCAGCAGCAGCATGGCTGTGGGAAATGACTTGggctttcctcctcctgccccag GAACCAGTGATGCCAATCCTGCTGTGTCTGAAGATGCCTTATTCAGGGACAAGTTGAAACATATGGGGAAAT CCACCCGGAGGAAGTTGTTCGAGCTGGCCAGGGCCTTCTCCGAGAAGACCAGGATGAGGAAGTCAAAGAGGAAACACTTGTCCAAGCACCAGTC GCTGGGAGCTGCAGTGTCAACGGCTAATCTTCTGGACGACATGGAGGGCCACACTTGTG